In Aegilops tauschii subsp. strangulata cultivar AL8/78 chromosome 3, Aet v6.0, whole genome shotgun sequence, one genomic interval encodes:
- the LOC123493422 gene encoding uncharacterized protein: protein MAELASSSGGGDEQPQMDQELPTAATSGDFTSDSSTGGGHEHLQMDQRLLTAAASGDSTSMKEMASQDPSILLGTIPAGNICLHISSIHGHQAFCTDVVELEESLLAALNLEGETPLLTAVTSGHVSLASVLLQCYRAPGLSESILEQDIRGCNALHHAIRNGHRELALKLIEAKPALSTHVNIWSESPMYIAALRDFLDVSEKLLEIPDSAHTGPCGYNTLRAAVRNGNPVLAKRIMETRPWLAREADNDGHTPLSAAVCYDQIGVLRVLLEHDCSLGYELPRDGSPLLSEAAIGGHIDAAKELPNHCPDAPNRATKGLCWTSLHTAVWYDQVEFAEFIMRTSQLRKLVNMQDMDGRTTLHGVCVCVCVCVCGRARVLCWE, encoded by the exons ATGGCAGAACTAGCCAGTTCATCAGGAGGAGGAGATGAACAACCACAAATGGACCAGGAGCTCCCAACGGCAGCCACATCCGGTGATTTCACATCAGATAGTTCAACGGGAGGAGGACACGAACATCTACAGATGGACCAGCGGCTCTTGACAGCGGCCGCATCCGGTGATTCCACGTCAATGAAGGAGATGGCCTCGCAAGATCCAAGCATTCTTCTTGGAACAATTCCAGCTGGGAACATCTGCCTTCACATATCCTCCATCCATGGCCACCAGGCATTTTGTACTGATGTGGTGGAACTGGAGGAGTCTCTCCTCGCCGCTTTAAACTTGGAAGGGGAGACACCACTTCTCACCGCAGTGACTAGTGGCCACGTCTCCCTGGCTTCCGTTCTACTCCAATGCTACCGTGCACCGGGATTGAGCGAGTCAATCTTGGAGCAAGACATCCGTGGTTGTAATGCACTGCACCATGCCATTCGCAATGGCCACAGGGAGCTTGCCCTAAAGCTTATAGAAGCAAAACCCGCCCTGTCGACACATGTGAACATTTGGAGCGAGTCACCCATGTACATCGCGGCGTTGAGGGATTTTCTTGATGTTTCAGAGAAATTACTTGAAATTCCTGATTCTGCTCATACAGGACCATGCGGCTACAATACTCTGCGGGCTGCCGTGAGAAATGGAAACCCAG TTTTGGCTAAAAGAATTATGGAAACACGTCCTTGGCTGGCCAGAGAAGCTGACAATGATGGGCATACTCCACTAAGTGCAGCTGTATGTTATGACCAGATTGGCGTGCTACGAGTATTGCTGGAGCATGATTGCTCTTTAGGGTATGAGTTGCCACGTGATGGTTCCCCTCTCCTTAGTGAAGCTGCAATTGGAGGCCATATCGATGCTGCTAAAGAGCTTCCTAACCACTGTCCCGATGCTCCTAACCGTGCAACAAAAGGTCTGTGTTGGACATCCCTTCATACAGCTGTATGGTATGATCAAGTAGAGTTTGCCGAATTCATTATGAGGACCTCACAATTACGCAAGCTCGTCAACATGCAAGACATGGACGGGAGAACTACTCTACAtggcgtgtgtgtgtgtgtgtgtgtgtgtgtgtgtgggcgcGCGCGTGTGTTGTGTTGGGAATAA
- the LOC109735291 gene encoding kinetochore protein SPC25 homolog isoform X1, which translates to MEGDRAGGPAAADLRRDMAAARAACERRIAQGRERTAAAASAFRGAILSARSLAEHSVAHREKLNSLKDQLRGLEAGLAEALSTQLKKESECKLTSESISNATATNEQLRGLLLDQRARRDEFANVISHQLQAIEALEANVDVMGKKNLDEAIMWYNKFLGFRVVAGEGVKFVFNKVDMQSPDDEYSFCIKVNKDEYSLIQCIPLLKDTEELVKDLNRTNDLFKFVRTMRARFQAAGINDTSSTPISSPPAVSVDTTSEGTTNQSRTRSRSKNKDLHAKRGASPLTSVSSTRRSPRFAAADAGSMH; encoded by the exons ATGGAAGGGGACCGCGCGGGAGGACCCGCGGCCGCGGATCTGCGCCGCGAcatggcggcggcgcgggcggcctGCGAGCGGCGGATCGCGCAGGGCCGCGAGCGCACCGCGGCGGCCGCCTCCGCCTTCCGCGGCGCCATCCTCTCCGCCCGCTCGCTCGCCGAGCACAGCGTCGCGCACCGAG AAAAGCTCAACAGTCTGAAGGACCAGCTCAGGGGACTGGAGGCAGGTCTGGCAGAAGCTCTGTCCA CCCAACTGAAGAAAGAATCTGAATGTAAGCTCACCAGCGAGTCGATCTCGAACGCCACTGCAACGAACGAGCAGCTCAGAGGCCTGCTCTTGGACCAGAGGGCTAGGAGAGATGAGTTTGCGAACGTCATATCACATCAGCTCCAAG CTATCGAAGCTCTTGAAGCTAATGTTGATGTGATGGGGAAAAAGAACCTGGACGAAGCTATTATGTGGTACAATAAATTTCTTGGTTTTCGAGTTGTTGCAGGGGAAG GTGTTAAATTTGTTTTCAATAAAGTGGACATGCAAAGTCCTGACGATGAGTATTCGTTTTGCATAAAGGTCAATAAAGACGAATACAGCT TAATTCAATGTATTCCGTTACTGAAAGACACTGAGGAGCTGGTGAAGGATTTGAACCGCACTAACGATCTCTTCAAGTTCGTTAGAACCATGAGAGCTAGATTCCAAGCGGCTGGCATCAACG ACACATCATCCACACCAATTTCATCACCACCGGCTGTGTCAGTTGATACCACAAGCGAAGGCACAACCAATCAAAGTCGTACCCGAAGCCGGTCAAAAAATAAAGATCTGCATGCAAAGAGAGGGGCCTCTCCCCTTACATCCGTATCTAGCACGCGTCGCTCCCCACGTTTTGCG GCTGCTGATGCAGGGAGTATGCATTAA
- the LOC109735291 gene encoding kinetochore protein SPC25 homolog isoform X2, whose amino-acid sequence MEGDRAGGPAAADLRRDMAAARAACERRIAQGRERTAAAASAFRGAILSARSLAEHSVAHREKLNSLKDQLRGLEAGLAEALSTQLKKESECKLTSESISNATATNEQLRGLLLDQRARRDEFANVISHQLQAIEALEANVDVMGKKNLDEAIMWYNKFLGFRVVAGEGVKFVFNKVDMQSPDDEYSFCIKVNKDEYSLIQCIPLLKDTEELVKDLNRTNDLFKFVRTMRARFQAAGINGVHPATSFCTDTSSTPISSPPAVSVDTTSEGTTNQSRTRSRSKNKDLHAKRGASPLTSVSSTRRSPRFAAADAGSMH is encoded by the exons ATGGAAGGGGACCGCGCGGGAGGACCCGCGGCCGCGGATCTGCGCCGCGAcatggcggcggcgcgggcggcctGCGAGCGGCGGATCGCGCAGGGCCGCGAGCGCACCGCGGCGGCCGCCTCCGCCTTCCGCGGCGCCATCCTCTCCGCCCGCTCGCTCGCCGAGCACAGCGTCGCGCACCGAG AAAAGCTCAACAGTCTGAAGGACCAGCTCAGGGGACTGGAGGCAGGTCTGGCAGAAGCTCTGTCCA CCCAACTGAAGAAAGAATCTGAATGTAAGCTCACCAGCGAGTCGATCTCGAACGCCACTGCAACGAACGAGCAGCTCAGAGGCCTGCTCTTGGACCAGAGGGCTAGGAGAGATGAGTTTGCGAACGTCATATCACATCAGCTCCAAG CTATCGAAGCTCTTGAAGCTAATGTTGATGTGATGGGGAAAAAGAACCTGGACGAAGCTATTATGTGGTACAATAAATTTCTTGGTTTTCGAGTTGTTGCAGGGGAAG GTGTTAAATTTGTTTTCAATAAAGTGGACATGCAAAGTCCTGACGATGAGTATTCGTTTTGCATAAAGGTCAATAAAGACGAATACAGCT TAATTCAATGTATTCCGTTACTGAAAGACACTGAGGAGCTGGTGAAGGATTTGAACCGCACTAACGATCTCTTCAAGTTCGTTAGAACCATGAGAGCTAGATTCCAAGCGGCTGGCATCAACG GGGTTCACCCTGCAACGTCATTTTGCACAGACACATCATCCACACCAATTTCATCACCACCGGCTGTGTCAGTTGATACCACAAGCGAAGGCACAACCAATCAAAGTCGTACCCGAAGCCGGTCAAAAAATAAAGATCTGCATGCAAAGAGAGGGGCCTCTCCCCTTACATCCGTATCTAGCACGCGTCGCTCCCCACGTTTTGCG GCTGCTGATGCAGGGAGTATGCATTAA